The genomic window TGCGCCATCCTGGGCCCTCTTCTGCTCGCGCTTGGCCGCTCTTGAAATCTGTCCGGGCTTGCCGACCTGCGAGAAGTACTCGTGGAAGAAAACATCCTCCGCGGCAACATCCTTGGACTTGAGGTTCCAGAACGTCTCCGAGTTGACAGTTGGCCGTTGTGTCTTGCCGCTCGAGGCAGCATTTGCTGCAGTCCCTGAGGCAACGACAGGTTGCATGATCGAGCCACCCCTGGTAATCTCTGTAGTCTTGGCGTTGCGGTAAACAAACTTGTCCAAGAATTGGATAAGTGTGTGATTTGAAAGTTCTGGCTTCGGTAGTGATTTTTGTCTCGCCAGAAGGTTGTTGGCAAAGACGACCACCGACGGGTGGAAATGCTCAAAGAAAGGCGCCTATTTTGAGTGAGTTTATGTTAGTACGTAGGGGGGCCAGTGAACACCGTAGAATTTTGCAACCTACAATTTCCCATAGACAGCTGCGGTGCGCGTTGCTGTATTCTGGGTGTCTTTTCCTTCCATCATacgctgttttctttttgtcgctGCCGTTTACTTCAGTGGCCTTTTTTCCACTCTCAACGGCATCGGCATCTCTATACACCTCCTCGCTGTCATCTTCGTTGTCCTCTGGGTCATTGAGCAGTGCCTTGAGGTCCGGGAAGACCCCCTCCAGCTCTGCGATCAGGTACAGTATGCCGCAGATGAAGGAAGGCTGGTGTAGATTCACAATCTGAAGCATCCTCTTGACAAAGGCCTTGACCCTACGTACATCCACGTCATTCTTGAGTGACTTGTAGAGCAGGTTGAGATAAAGCGTTTGCTTGGAGGAAGTGACGAGACGAGGATCCAGTAGCGACTCGTACAAGGTCCGGTAAAACCGATCAACCGCAAGCTGCTTGGAAGCTGCTATTTGCTGTATGAGTATCAACGCTTGGACACTGGTGTTGAAGTTTGACGAGTGTGTGATTCGGAAGAGAGTATCGAGATGTGTTTCCAGTGTTGATTCATTGGTCATTGCAAACGGTATCGCACGGTTGACACCTGTGAGGACGGCGGAGACCAGCTTTTGAGCAACATCTTGCTCATTTGCTGTTACCGGATCAACAGGCTGCTTCGGTTTCTTGCCACGTCCTTTCTTCGGAGTCGATGCCTTGCTATCCTCCTCGGGAGCACCAAGATGATCGAATATTCCCAAGCTTCCAGTTTTGAGAAGAGCCAGGAACACGTCGAAATAGATCCGCACCAAGTTGTCTGCGAGTTCTGGTTCTTTGTTGCTGAGTATAGTCTGGTTTAGGGTGTTGATGGCGTGGTACTTTGACTTGAGGCTCTGACCCGGCCTCAGGAGCACTTCCTGCTCAATTGTTTGCATCACTATGGGCTTCATGCCCGGGTGCGTGTTGACGAGTTGCAGGAGCAGGTAGGATGCACGTGAGGCAATTTTACCCTCGCGATCGCCAAGTTTGCTGACCAAGAGCCTCATCAAATTCGCCTCCTGCTCGGGCTTGTCGCGCAAGAGTCCAAATACAAAATCAAGCGTCCGTGATCGCGAATAGTCGATTTCGTCCCCTGCCCAAACTTCCAACACCTGAAGCACCCGGAAGTAGGCCGACTTGAGCCAATCCTCAAAGTACCACATCATTAGATGCACTTTGCTAATCTTGCCAGGCAGCGGGCTTTGTCCATCTCTCCAAGAATATACTGACTTTTGCTGAAGGGTCCCTAGGAGCCCTGGTTGGGCGTGAAACGGACGCAGACGCCTGTCACCGGGAAGGACCACGCCATTACCGAGCAAGTCGACAAGTGCACCAAGAGCAGCCAGCGCCTGACCACGGCTCTTCTTTCCAGCCATGTTTATCAAGGTATCGATTGACTTGATGTTGTGCACAGGCGACTCTTGGACCGCAAGAGTAAGGGCGGATATCTTATCCGACAGGGTACCGGATGACATGATGGTGGTCATGAATTTGTGCTGAGAGGACGAAGATATCATTGTGTTGTACACAGCCGCATCTGCTTCGACAAGAGCCTGGGCATGAGCTTTGAGGCTGCCGATTGCTGGGGTGAACTTCGAGACGTCGTCAGACTCTGGGTCTGGAAGGCTGTCCAGGGGTGCGGCGTGCCAGTCAGGTCGCGGCTCCAACGTCTATAAACCAGCTAGATCAGTATAATTTCAATTCACATGGACAGCACTGAGTTCACAGTCAGGCAGCTTACTGACCAGTTTCCCCACCCATTGGCGATTTTTGAGTTTCTCGGGCTTTTCGATGGTGCTGCCGAAAGGGTCCTTCGCAGGTGCCGGGGTCTTCTCAACAGCCTCTCTAAGTTTGGGCTGCTCAGGCTGTTCATCTTCAGAATCATCTTGATCCTGagcgtcctcctcctcggtctcttcgtcctcctcttccgaggcctcctcctcttcgtTGGCAGAGCTCTCGTCGTCTAGTTCAGCCCGCGCCTGATCAAAGCCCAGCGCCGACGCAAACTTGGCCAGTTCGCTTTTGAACGAATCGTCAAGAGGGCGATCGCCAGACTTCCCAACGCCTTCCTCCGCATCCGAGTCTATGCCGATGACAAGCTCCAAATCGTTCTCGTCCCCGCCCAAGGCCTTGATGTCCTCTAGGAGCGTCGCGTTCTTGTCCTGGTCACCATTTTCGTGGGCGTCAGATGATCGTTTCTTCGGCTTCGCCCTCTTTTCGTGGTCATCTTGGCGCTTGCGCTTTCCGGGTCGTGACTGGTCGTCTGCAGTTTTGGATAGCGACTGGTCAAGCTTGTTGGTAAGTTGCAACAATGCCTTTTCGTCAAAAGCAGGGGTCTTATTGGAAGCCTTGGCCTTTTTTCCGGCCTTTGACTTGTCGCGGGGTGCCATTGTGATGGATCCGGCTAACTGCGTCTTCTCCGGCTCGAATTCTACAGCACGGCAGCTACTAAAGACGTGACTTTGCTCGAGGAAAGGAGACCAGACTCTGCTTGCCTTCAATTCTCCGCCTGGCGTGATACTGCCATTGCGGtgtgaacttttttttttgttggtggGGTCGCTATCTGCAGGGAAGTGGATCAAACTGCCTGCACCCCTGTCCTAGGGTACCCCTGCTGGGCGTTCCGTGAAATTCAAAGAGAGTCGCGTCAAGCTTCAACCAAGTCTTGGGCCAGAGATATTCATACAGTGGTAGCATATGTCAAGAAGTTGCGTAAAGTATGGAGAATTGATTCCCTTGCAGCTTTAGAGGCAGAACTTTCCCTTGGATGTGAGGGTAGCTGCGTATAAATTCTCGTTCAAGCTTTGTCCTTACGACCTCGTGTCCGCTGCAGTTTGGGGAGATGATGCAAAGACTGAATCCGAGGGCGTGTAAGCCGAACTTGGGTGCATTATGTCAACCCCGTCGCCAGAATGCCCTCGCCAGAATATCTTGGGTTAGTGAGTCCTGATGGCAATCTCAGATGCTGTCTTACCATGTTTGTTGATCCTTCTTGCAGTTGCTGATTAAACAACAAATATAGGCCCGAGCTATCTATCTTGACCACCGAGTCCGCTTGCAAAATGCATACGATCCGGCTGGTGGTGTGACTGACAAAGACCGGAAGTTGAGTGAGGGTATGCTTAGGCACCATACACTTCCTAAGACTGCCACAAGAGCTTCTGGTTACTGACGTCAACTCGTAGATGCTCATGAAAAACTCGTGCGTGCCGGCTACTTACGCCAGGTATGTTCATCGTATCGCCTCTCTCTTTAATTGGAAGCCTTTACTAAATCCAATATGTTTCTCAATAGGCAAACGCTGGAATTTTTCATTTGATGCCCCTGGGATATCGGGTCCAAGACAAGATCATGAAGCTCATCGAGAAGCACATGCAGAGTATAGGTAAGGTTGAAACTTTCCTACAACTATGAGCTACCTCGAAAAGGCTGTCCAAAGCGCTTCTCTAACGTGACTTATGTCATTTATGTaggagcttcaagattggcgCTTGCAACACTATCTTCGCCAGGCATATGGGCAAAGTCAGGACGGTTCGAAAAGGCAATGACCGAGGTATGTGCTCGATGATCAATCTGGACTGCTTGCGAGTCGGACCATTCTCTGTGTCTAACATTGCTCCTAAAAGCTGTTTTTGATGACCGATCGCAAAGGCAAAGGTTTGCTACTGTCTCCGACACACGAGGAAGAGATCACTACGCTTGTCAAGCATACTCTCAGCTCATATAAGCAGCTTCCAGCAAGACTTTACCAGATCAGTAAGTCAGATGCTCACACTAGAGGCCGCTTGCTGCCACACCCTTGCGGTGCCGGTCAGCTAACCATTGCTGCAGCTCCCAAGTTCCGTGACGAGATGCGGCCTCGCAAGGGACTTTTGCGTGGTCGTGAGTTCATGATGAAGGATTTATACACATTCGACCTCTCTGTCAACACCGCCCTCCAAACATACGAACAAGTACGTGCCGCATACGACAGGATATTCTCTGAGCTGCGTTTGCCTGTCATGGTTGCCGAGGCCAGTTCAGGAGATATTGGAGGTGACCTCAGTCATGAGTACCACCTGCCTACGTCTGAAGGAGAAGACGATGTCATTTCTTGCTCTCGGTGCCACTATATGGCGAATACAGAGGTTGCCGTGAGCAAATTGCAGCCGCACAATAACCCGAAGCCGGATGCCGAGCAGCCTAATCAGGATGTCAGCGTGTGGCGGGCCATCACCAGGGACAAGATGACTCTAGTCAATGTTTGGTATCCGGAAAGCTCCGAAATCAAGCTCGCCACATGTGGTCGTCCAAGCGCTGAGAAGTGGGCAGAAGTTGTCAACTTCCACGCGGTCAAGCGCATTGCGCCCGACTTGGACGCCAATGTTGAGAACGTTGAGGTTGCTTGGTGGAACTCGGTCCTCGCACACGGCAGTAAGAGTGGGAGTGTGGAAAAAGCAGACGATAAGAAGCCACTCAAGGTGATCAATCTGGTTGACGGTAGGCTGTTGTTGAACGAAGACAAGCAAAAACTGCAGGATGCAATGGAGATCTCGACCTTGCCTTTTGCCAAAGAGGCGTACGCCAAGTTTGACCTGTCCCAGGTAACGACCATCACTGAGAGCAAGGATGGCGAACCACTAAACCTCATCAAGATTCGAGACGGCGACGCTTGCCCCAAGTGCGACTCGGGCACTCTCTCTGTGCGCAAAGCCACTGAGCTCGGTCATACATTTCACTTGGGTGACAGGTATTCGGAGCCCATGGGGCTCACTGTCAAGCTTCCAAATACATCTCAGGCTGAGAGTGGCAGCAATACCGTCTCAGACGAAGAGGGGCAGATATACAGCTTCTCTTCCAAGAGACAAGGCGAGGTCAATGTTCAAATGGGCTGCCATGGTATCGGTGTATCGAGGATCATAGCCGCAGTAGCAGAACATTTCGGTGACTCTCGAGGCCTGAACTGGCCAAGGGCTATAGCACCGTATGAGGTTGCCATTATTACAAAAAATTCACTGGGAGATGCAGAGAGCATTTATGATCTCCTGAGCGAAGGCGGCGCGATCGCTACACCTGCGTTCCCTAAACCTGATCTTGTTCTGGACGACCGCGACAAGACTTTACCCTGGAAGCTGAAGGACGCGGATCTCGTGGGCTAtcccgttgttgttgttctcgGGAAAGCCTGGGTGGAGTCAAAACAGTGTGAAGTTCAATGTCGACAGCTCAGCTTCAAAGAGTTGGTTGCCTTGGATAACCTGCCAGGTGTTGTAGGCAAACTCCTTGGTCAGCTTTGAGGAATGCGTTGGAGATGTATATTGCCTGGCTTTGGCCAGCTGTAAAGGCTTATTTATGTATTAGTATAATCAGTCGTGCAGATAAAAAATGTAGGGTGccaactacctaggtaggtacctaaggtatctAGGTTAGGTGGTTTAGATGGGCGGATACACGTTATTCAGTTCTACCTAGTTTTCCTCGTACCGGACACATGAGGTTGGACAGTGCCAGTGACGTCTTTCGGGCTGTGTCTGGATTTTCCCTTAACAAGGAGGGGAAATTCTCCTTTTGGCAGGAGCGAGCGGTTAACGGACTGGCGTCCATGCCTGCCCGTTTGGTCCATTTCCGCGACAAAGGCGCAAGAATCGCACACAGAACCAAATTACTCCAAGCACCTGAACTCCTAGGATGTCTAGGTGCCTAACAAAACTTCCTTGCCTTCTAGCTGCCACCATATGGAAGAGGAGACTTCTTTTCTACAGGCTTGAGTGGAACCTAAGGCAACCTATATCTGTTTTACCTGGAGACCTAGGTACTTCTGTTCACTTCTTCCTGACCACACATCCAAGTTCTGAAGACTCCACACCCTACATTCATgtccctaccttacctacttcTTCACTTTTTTGGTATTTTATTTCGATACAGACTTCAGAACTCTGTATCTACTCCCTGTTCTTTTCTCCTAAGTCTGTGACGTATCGTGCAATCAGTCACCATGAACTATCGACGCCCACATCCAGCCGCCGATCCTGACTTCGATGCGCGTAATGCAGAGGTCGAGCCTGATTCTCGTCTGCAAGACGGGTTCATCAAAGTAAGTTACTTACGAGAATCACAGATAGGACGCATCAAATAACTGACAGCAAGGCTTCACTTAGATGCTCTTGGTCCTACCCAATTGCATGCCCGATGCCAGAGACAGGGATCTTATTGAGAGGAAGACGGAACTCATCCAGAACCCGAACCTCAAGGCGAAGCTTTATATGCCAGAGTCAGAGAAAGACTCAGCTTTCGTTTCTTTAGGAGCTACAAGTAAACTCTTCATGCAGCAAGGCATTACAACTGCGGTAGAGTACTTCGGCAGAAGCCATGAAAGCTTGGCTATGCTCGAAGGGCCGCTTCTTCTCGTGCAGATTCCTGCCATTGGTCGTGAAAACTTCCTGGTTCGGGAACATCCTCTCAAGGTTGACGATCACCGACGTTTGGAGATAACCGCCCTACCACCCCAGCAATCGGAGGTATGGCGGTATTGCCTCGAGTCGATTTCTTTCAACACGGCCACAGACAAGGCAGCcacagaagaagaagaagaagaagaagaagaagacctgATAGATCTTAGGGATGACGTCCCCGAGACTCGGCAAAAGAAAccaaccgataaatccaagcCCGGATCCAAACCCAAGAATGCGAGGTCCGAAGTTCAACAACGCGAGTTTGAGACCTATATGGCCAATTTCAAAGATGACTTCGAGACAGCGGTTGCGCGCCTCATGTCTGAACCGGATGAAATGCACATGCGAGTTCACCTTGGTGCTTTACTCCATTTTCAAATCTCAACCAAACTCAAGAAAGGCAGTCTTCGGGACTATGAGAGAATGCTAGCCACAGTAATGGGCAAAGGCAACTTTCATTTTTCGAAAGACATATCTTATTTGAATGGCGACGCGCTCGGCTTCGCCCACAAAGTACGACTGGCTATTGAGGCGTCCCCTGAGATATTTACTCCCGCCTCCCATCGTATCGATTCGTTAGAGGATGTGCCTCTTGAAACAACGGTGGTCGTTTTCACGCCGTCTCTCCGCTTCGATATGAAACTTCAGGGTTTCGCTGGCCGAGAGAACAGCAGTAAGGCAAACATGGGTCTTGTTCGGCCTAGTATCTTCAAAAGAGAACTCCGGAACCGCGAAAAATACATCGTATCCGCTAACCCAGGGGGTGCTTTCGATTGGGATTTGGAGGTCCTAATCCGTGAATCGCAGGACAATTTGGATGATAGACTACGGCAGCTTGATCGTTTTATGAAGGTCAAAACAGAGCCAGATGGAACTTACCGACCATTTTTCGAAGACAAACTAGTCCAGAAGGCTATCGGTGTTACTGTAATCAGCACCAAATCGGCACGCATATATGAAATGGGGCTGTACCAAGTCGAACTCGCAGTATACATCGACTGGGATCCTTACACCGGAAAGCGCCTTTGGCAGTCCTGTGCTATGTCGCTGTACAGTGTCGACTGGAATGAAGTCCTCGAAAGGCGCAACCTTGCGCTTGGCCCGCGCGACTTTGGCGTTTGCAACTCCGCCTTGCTCTCCGTTGGACCTGACGACAAACTGGAAGACGGTGCGGCAATATTGCTGGAAACCGTCGAGAAGCTCCAGAAGTTTCTCATGGATCTAGTCTGTGAGTCAAATGTTGGGATGGACATTGAACAGACGACACAAGCAGAACCGCATGATGTTGAAGTTGCGACTGAGAACGAGGTTCTGGCCGATACCGTAACTCAACATGTACAGAATGTCAACATAAAGGCCTCGAAGTCTCTGAAGCTCATCAACACAAAGCCCGAGACGAACGCCGAGACCAAAGCCAAAAGGCCCCAGCCCAAGAAGAAGTCATATCGGCGATAGGGTGGCACGTCACCTATTGCACATGCACAATCTGAGTTGTACTAGTGTGCGCAAGGGACATGATCAACCAAAAATCATTTACACTGAATGGAATGCGAGCCGATATTTTTAATATCATCAAGAGGTGGTTTATGATCCCAGAGGCTTGTTGTATTTGACTCTATCGACGGTGTCGTTTTGTGAACGGAGTACCCTACGATGGTTTGGCGCCAGTGGCAAGCTTTTGGCGGAGAACTGGAATGTATTGAGAGCGGATGTCAGTGTTGATTTGGCAGAGGTAACCGCAAACCGCTTTGTTTTTTGTACGAAGGAAGGGGACAACGGGAATAATGAGACAGATATTCTAGCCATACCTTCCTCTACGACGCGCAAGTTGTTCGTCTTCCCTTGCACAATGCCCTCGAGGCCCTGGATGTTTCCTCCTAGCTCTTTCACCTTGGCCTCGTAGAACTCTGCTGCGCTGGTAGTACTCTGATGGAGATGTCAATTTGTGAACAATGAACTGCTGTGATTGATATACTTAGTGATAACAGAAGGGACTACTAACCTTTTCGATATAGAAGCCGGTGCCGACATCAACAAGAACATTGCTTGGATCAGACAGCTTGCCCCTTACATACAAGGAGTTCGTCAGGGGAACCAAAACATCCTTCTTTGCTATATTGGCGTATCTAGTCAGATCAGGATCACCACCGATAAGGGTAGTGCAAGTAAAAATGGCAGAAAAAAATCGCCAAGGTAAGCAGCTCAGGCCAGCACATTAAGGCGTCCAAAAGTAGTACTTCATACCTTCTGGTGACGCCGACTGCTCTTTCACGATGCGCAGGCATTCGCGAAATTTGCCTTGTGCAGCGTGGAGCTGCGTGAAAGAGGCTGTCAGGTGCTCAACCTCCTCATCCAGCTGCTTCTTGACGGCACTCAGCTGTTGAGTGCTGAGGCTATCGAGATTTACTAGAGGATTGGTTACATAGAGCGTTAGTGACGGAAAATGCCTATCTTTGGTTAATTATAATTTTCCTCATATTTGGCCTCACTTTGCTGTTCTCTACCCGCCATTTTATTAACTGATTTGCTTTGTCTGACAGGGACAATATTCAAAGTCAAGCCCGAAGTCAGTTTGTTCGCCGCTAATTCTTGAAAGTGAGCATCGCACGGTAAGTGATAATGAGTGCTGGTGGGGGTGGAGCTAAGATTGGCTGTATTGCATTACTATGGTACACAGCAGGGATCGGCGCGTTTGCAGGCATAGGCTTAGCTAACTGTAAGTACTTTGTGAATTCCACCCCCACGCGACACCACGTGATCTGACACATTCAACCTCCGCCCGTTGCCTCACGTCGGCCCGCGCATGAGAAAAAATCCGGACCTACAACGTACTGGAGCAGGCCCCatggaaggagaaaaaaaaaacgcgcCACGATCCGGCGCTGGCAAACGAGAAGCCCAGGCTCACCAACCACTTGTCAGCTCACTGCATTCCAACAACCACATCATCAGCCTCATACGCTGTCGCCCAATAGGATTAAATAATATCCAACAACCGCTTAGAAATATCTTGCCTTCTTCGGCGCCCCGGTTTCCAAAACTAGCAATCAAACGCCGTCGCGTCTCGTATTTCGCCGACACACCCCCACTagaatttttattttatctcCTTGTTTCGTTCTCCATCACAACAAATCTTACGCTTCCCACCCTACACATGACGAGGACACATTATTGAACTCGCCGTGCTTCGTCATGGCGGCACCGCTATCCCTCACGCCGGCGCAGGCCGAACTGGTCAGGTATGCGGTCCACTTAGCATCACGCTTTTGTAGCCAGCAATTTCGATCTAGCCCACTGACATGTCTGTCTGCAGTTCCCTGACCCAAGACGAGATCCCCATCAAGCTTCGCTGTGCCATCTGTAGCAAGCTGGCGATCAATGCTGTGAAGCTGCCATGCTGTGACCAGGCAATCTGCGAGAACTGTAAGTTTGCGCCCCACGGCCTGGCGGGAACCGCCAAACCATCATTTTGTAAACAAAACTGACCCGCTGTTCGGCACACAGGCCATGCGACGCTCCCTACGTCGTGTCCAGTTTGCGAGCACTCGCCGCTCTCCGCCGACGACTGCAAACCGATAAAATCCTTGCGAACCACGATCAAAGTCTTTGTCAGGaccgaggagaagaagcgtGAAGCCTCGAAGCCCAAGGACGCCGGTGAATCTGCGCCTCCGACTCCGGTGGACGCAAAACCTGGGGCTGGCGCCGATGCTTTGC from Pyricularia oryzae 70-15 chromosome 4, whole genome shotgun sequence includes these protein-coding regions:
- a CDS encoding ribosome biogenesis protein MAK21 yields the protein MAPRDKSKAGKKAKASNKTPAFDEKALLQLTNKLDQSLSKTADDQSRPGKRKRQDDHEKRAKPKKRSSDAHENGDQDKNATLLEDIKALGGDENDLELVIGIDSDAEEGVGKSGDRPLDDSFKSELAKFASALGFDQARAELDDESSANEEEEASEEEDEETEEEDAQDQDDSEDEQPEQPKLREAVEKTPAPAKDPFGSTIEKPEKLKNRQWVGKLTLEPRPDWHAAPLDSLPDPESDDVSKFTPAIGSLKAHAQALVEADAAVYNTMISSSSQHKFMTTIMSSGTLSDKISALTLAVQESPVHNIKSIDTLINMAGKKSRGQALAALGALVDLLGNGVVLPGDRRLRPFHAQPGLLGTLQQKSVYSWRDGQSPLPGKISKVHLMMWYFEDWLKSAYFRVLQVLEVWAGDEIDYSRSRTLDFVFGLLRDKPEQEANLMRLLVSKLGDREGKIASRASYLLLQLVNTHPGMKPIVMQTIEQEVLLRPGQSLKSKYHAINTLNQTILSNKEPELADNLVRIYFDVFLALLKTGSLGIFDHLGAPEEDSKASTPKKGRGKKPKQPVDPVTANEQDVAQKLVSAVLTGVNRAIPFAMTNESTLETHLDTLFRITHSSNFNTSVQALILIQQIAASKQLAVDRFYRTLYESLLDPRLVTSSKQTLYLNLLYKSLKNDVDVRRVKAFVKRMLQIVNLHQPSFICGILYLIAELEGVFPDLKALLNDPEDNEDDSEEVYRDADAVESGKKATEVNGSDKKKTAYDGRKRHPEYSNAHRSCLWEIAPFFEHFHPSVVVFANNLLARQKSLPKPELSNHTLIQFLDKFVYRNAKTTEITRGGSIMQPVVASGTAANAASSGKTQRPTVNSETFWNLKSKDVAAEDVFFHEYFSQVGKPGQISRAAKREQKRAQDGAQDDEEEEGEDEIWQALVDSRPEIQGDDDGYADMGFSDGDDDDLGSLLEDMSDSDEDEDMLGAEQVDVEGDEGVVFNDFSESEGETEGGAPLDEAAEAKRLRNKASREKKKQMKALPTFASADDYAHMLAQEEDEDYN
- a CDS encoding prolyl-tRNA synthetase 1, which codes for MMQRLNPRACKPNLGALCQPRRQNALARISWARAIYLDHRVRLQNAYDPAGGVTDKDRKLSEDAHEKLVRAGYLRQANAGIFHLMPLGYRVQDKIMKLIEKHMQSIGASRLALATLSSPGIWAKSGRFEKAMTELFLMTDRKGKGLLLSPTHEEEITTLVKHTLSSYKQLPARLYQITPKFRDEMRPRKGLLRGREFMMKDLYTFDLSVNTALQTYEQVRAAYDRIFSELRLPVMVAEASSGDIGGDLSHEYHLPTSEGEDDVISCSRCHYMANTEVAVSKLQPHNNPKPDAEQPNQDVSVWRAITRDKMTLVNVWYPESSEIKLATCGRPSAEKWAEVVNFHAVKRIAPDLDANVENVEVAWWNSVLAHGSKSGSVEKADDKKPLKVINLVDGRLLLNEDKQKLQDAMEISTLPFAKEAYAKFDLSQVTTITESKDGEPLNLIKIRDGDACPKCDSGTLSVRKATELGHTFHLGDRYSEPMGLTVKLPNTSQAESGSNTVSDEEGQIYSFSSKRQGEVNVQMGCHGIGVSRIIAAVAEHFGDSRGLNWPRAIAPYEVAIITKNSLGDAESIYDLLSEGGAIATPAFPKPDLVLDDRDKTLPWKLKDADLVGYPVVVVLGKAWVESKQCEVQCRQLSFKELVALDNLPGVVGKLLGQL
- a CDS encoding prefoldin, with amino-acid sequence MAGREQQINLDSLSTQQLSAVKKQLDEEVEHLTASFTQLHAAQGKFRECLRIVKEQSASPEAKKDVLVPLTNSLYVRGKLSDPSNVLVDVGTGFYIEKSTTSAAEFYEAKVKELGGNIQGLEGIVQGKTNNLRVVEEVLRQKLATGAKPS